The sequence below is a genomic window from Arthrobacter sp. U41.
GAGGACGGGTTCGAGATCTTCGTCTCCAACGACGACGCCGTTGCCCTCTGGCAGGCGCTCGTCGCGATCGCCGAAGACGGCGAGCTGACGCCCGCCGGCCTCGCGTCCCGCGACTCGCTCCGGCTGGAAGCCGGCATGCCGCTCTACGGCAACGAGCTCTCCCTCGACGGCGACCCGTTCGCTGCCGGACTGGGCCCGGTCGTGGCGCTTTCCAAGGAAGGGGACTTCGTCGGCAAGGCGGCCCTCGCCGCCAAGAAAGAAGCCGGCGCCGGCTCCACCACCGGCCGTAAGCTCGTCGGGCTCAAGGGCCTCGGACGCCGGGCCGGCCGCGGCCACTACCCGGTTCTGAAGGACGGCAGCACCGTCGGGGAAGTCACCTCCGGCCAGCCCAGCCCCACCCTCGGCTACCCCGTCGCGATGGCCTACGTCGACATCGAGTTCACCGAACCCGGCACCACCCTGGACATCGACCTCCGCGGCAAGGCCGAGCCCTTCGAAGTGGTCGCGCTGCCGTTCTACAAGCGCGAGAAGTAGCCCGACGAGTACCCCAGCGGGCCCCGGCACCGGGGCCCGCTGGCCCCTGCCACCATTGAGGTGGCCCCCGACTTTTCAAACGTAAAGGAAAAAAACCATGGCAAGAGTTGCCCCTGAACTGCAGTACTCCGACGAGCACGAGTGGATTGCACGGGAGGCCGGGAACGTTGTGTCCATCGGCATCTCTGCTGTCGCCACGGATGCGCTGGGCGACATCGTGTACGTGGACCTGCCCGAGGTCGGCGCCACGGTGACCGCGGGGGAGACCTGCGGCGAGGTCGAGTCGACCAAGTCCGTCTCGGACCTGTATTCCCCCGTCACGGGCGAGGTCACCGAGATCAACCCCGCAGTCGTGGACGATCCCGCGCTGATCAACAGTGACCCGTACGGTGCCGGCTGGCTCTTCAAGGTCGCAGCCGAGTCCGACGGCCCGCTGCTCTCGGCCGAGGAATACGCCTCGAAGAACGGCGGCGAACTGTGAGCGCAGCCGAGGCAAGCACCACCTTCCAGCAGGTCGTTTCGGCGTCCCTGGACGCGGACCTGTCCGCTCTGGATCCGGAGGTCGCGGCGCGGATCGATGCCGAGCTGACCCGGCAGCGCGACGGCCTGGAGATGATCGCGTCGGAGAACCACACCGCCCGGGCCGTGATGCAGGCGCAGGGCTCGGTGCTGACGAACAAGTACGCCGAGGGCTACCCGGGCAAGCGCTACTACGGCGGCTGCGAGCACGTTGACGTGATCGAACAGCTCGCAATCGACCGGGTCAAGGCCCTCTTCGGCGCCGAATACGCCAACGTCCAGCCGCACTCCGGTGCGCAGGCCAACGCCTCCGTGATGCACGCCCTGATCCGTCCGGGCGACACGATCA
It includes:
- the gcvH gene encoding glycine cleavage system protein GcvH; this translates as MARVAPELQYSDEHEWIAREAGNVVSIGISAVATDALGDIVYVDLPEVGATVTAGETCGEVESTKSVSDLYSPVTGEVTEINPAVVDDPALINSDPYGAGWLFKVAAESDGPLLSAEEYASKNGGEL